The genomic stretch CCGAGGGATGCGCGCCGACCGCGCTCTCGCCGACGCGACGCTTCCGAGAACCGATCCGTCCCATGCGTCAGTCCATGCGCCGAGGGAGAGTCCGGAGATTGAAGCTCGCAGGTCTCCCACCATATCCATGGTCTTCGCGAAGGGAGACGCGTCTGTCGAACGTGTTTGCGCATAACCTGCGGCGTATGCTCTTCCAGGTCAGTCTACCTGCTGGCCGTCAGGTTGATGCGCTTGTTGGGCAGGCGCCTGTTGCCACGAGCCACGCTCGATCAAGTGTCTGTGCGAGTCGAGCGGAGAGTCAATTCCTAGCCGTTCATAGAACCCGTCCAAGAAACCGAGCGACGCGCCAACTGCCCATGTTGCGCATGCCGCATTGAGACACTTCAGCGGGAAGTAGCCTCCGGCGAGGTTCTCCCGGATGAAGGATGGTAGAACGAAGCCTTTGCCGCGCAAAGCCTTAGCGAAGTCCTTGCGCTCCGATTCACTCCCCCAAGTCGACTTGTAGTGCACCAACTCATTGCGCAGATTCACAAGGAGCGCAGCATCTTGCCAAGGCTGCTCACCCCGGTTGAGGGGTTCTCTACCGAGCAGATGGAGGATGGTCTCAAAACGTGACAAGGCTGGTTGCTTGTCGATCATCCCGGCCAAGGGTGACAGGAAGTCCAATGAAGTCTGGTCGATACCGCCAGCCCCGTGATGATGCCCAGGACCGTGATGAACGACGTCCCAAGCCTCGGCTTCCATTGCGGCGGTCGACTGCATGATTGCTCCGAGCACCAGGCTTCGGTGAAGCACAATCTTGGGCGTGTCGTCGAACTCGATATCGTCCGCCTCGATGTCTTGGGCGAGACCGGCCTGAGCCGCCGCACCAGCCAGGAACTGCCACGTGAACAGGAATCTCGCATCCAGCGGCAACGTCACCTCGTCCGCGGAGTGGGAATGGGTGCTGTCGTCGATTTCGAGCACGTGACTGGTCGGGGTCTCGGCTTCCTCCGGCATGTCCCCTCCGTTCTGCCCAACGTGTTTCGGCGTCAGCTGCAGCCGCGAAGCGGCTGTCTGCTGGACGCCGTGGTTCGGCAGCCCCCAAACGACGGTCGAGACACGATGACGCAGCTCTTCGTACTAGCGGCGCCCTCTTCGCCCAAGACGCACCTCCTCAATCCAGGTGAGGAGCTGTGGGCCATCTACGAGCAGCAGCCGGTTCCGCATGGTGTCAGCGAACTTCCGTGCAGCGGGCTGGAACGCTGAAGTTGTCACGAATACGCCCTTGTTCGCTTTCTCGGCGTCGACGACACCGCTCAAGGCGGCGACCGCCTCCAAGCCGACCTTCCTGGTCAGCATGTAGTCCTTGACCTGGACGAGGGTCAAGAGACTCCCTACCGGCGACTGGAGCATCAGTCGTATGTCGACCCCGCCGTCCGCTCTTCCCGGACCGAGCTGCGCTTCGCAGCCGCGGTCCTTGAACAGCTGCGCAATGGCCTCTTCACTTCTCCTCCAATGAGGGGCGGGCCCATCCCCCTTCAAGTAAGAGTAGAGCTCCTCATACCTATCCGCGGACTGCAGCTCCTCAACCACATCCCCAACGACTGGCTCCAGCTCATGGCACGCGTCGTTGAAGACGTCGTTCTCATACTCAATGCGCGCCCAGAGTTCCCTCTGCATCGTCTGCCAGTCCAGTACCTTCTCCAACCTCAGAAGATCGCCGTAGCGCTGGTCAATCCCGGCTTCGACCTCGTCGAGACCAAGGCCGAGACCCAGAGAGCGTCCCTCCAGGTGATTCAGTCGCTCGAAGTAGTCGTGCGCACG from Actinomycetota bacterium encodes the following:
- a CDS encoding restriction endonuclease; translation: MPKYIRQFSHEYESREREIGILQDILLEWRNLEAVGTRAHDYFERLNHLEGRSLGLGLGLDEVEAGIDQRYGDLLRLEKVLDWQTMQRELWARIEYENDVFNDACHELEPVVGDVVEELQSADRYEELYSYLKGDGPAPHWRRSEEAIAQLFKDRGCEAQLGPGRADGGVDIRLMLQSPVGSLLTLVQVKDYMLTRKVGLEAVAALSGVVDAEKANKGVFVTTSAFQPAARKFADTMRNRLLLVDGPQLLTWIEEVRLGRRGRR